Genomic DNA from Candidatus Sphingomonas phytovorans:
AACTGGGTTTCGAGGCTGGCCGCAGCCGCGCCGCATACGCCGGCGCCGATCGCGATGCGGATACAGGCAGGCTTGCCCTGAAACGGGCCAAGCACAAGCTCCCCTCCGACAAGGCGGTAAAAACCGGCCCAGTTGAGGTCGGGCAGATATTGCCAGATCAGGGCAGCGGCATTGGCCATGTTGGCGATGGCGTCAGGCTCGTCAGCGGTGAGCGCACCCAGCGCCGCTTCAAGGTCGTGATAGAGCTCGGCCTTTGAGCCGCTGGTGATGTCGAACTGGTACACACATATTCCTTTGTCTGCCTGCGCGAGATGAGGCCGGGCGCCTCGCTTCGCAAGTCGTCCGGGGGCATCGAGATGGCGCGGCGCCATCATCCATTTGGCCAAGAACCCCGAATCGCCTAACCGGGCACCATGACCGCCATTCCCGTCACCCGATCGATCTCGATCGACAGCGATGAGCTGGAAGAATCCTTCACGCGTGCGGGAGGACCGGGTGGCCAGCACGTCAACACGACGGATTCCGCCGTGCTGCTGCGGTTCGATGTCGGCGCCTCGCCCAACCTGCCCGTTGCGGTGAAGAACCGGCTGGCGGTGCTGGCGGGATCGCGGATGACCCGCGAGGGCGTGATTGTCCTTCGGAGCGAGGGCGCGCGGTCTCAACTCCTGAACCGGCAGGAGGTGCGCGAGCGGCTGATCGAGATGATCCGCGAAGCCACGATCGTTCCGAAGAAGCGCCGCCCCACGAAACCGTCCAAAGCCGCAAAGGCGCGGCGCATGGAGGGGAAGGCGAAGCGATCGAGCGTCAAATCGCTGCGCGGCAAGCCGATCGACTGATCGCGTGCCGGGCTTTCGTGCGCGCGGGCTCAGACGCTGAAGCCGGCCTTCAGGAAACGCTCCGGCAACGGGGCCTCTGCCTTGATCGGATCCTTGCCGGTACGCGGCACGAGCAGCGAGGCGGCGTGGAGCAGGGTTTCACCCTTGCCGTCGCCATAAACCGGATCACCCACCACTGGCGCGCCAAGCGCCTCGGCGGCGTGAACGCGAATCTGGTGGGTACGGCCGGTCTCGGGCCGGAACTCGACGAAGCTGCGCCCGTCCTTCACCGCCAGCACGCGCCAGGCGGTGCGCGAAGGCTTGCCGTTCGGGTCGCCACGCATGCGCCAGCCGGTTTCGGCCGTGCTGACTTTCGACAAAGCGAGATCGACCAGGCCGCTCTCCCCATCGGGCACGCCCTCCAACACGGCGAGATAGCGTTTCTCGACGATGCCTGCCTCGAAGGCATGGTGGAAACGCGCGTGCGCCTTTGGGTTGCGCGAAAGCAGCAGACAGCCGGAGGTATCGCGGTCGAGCCGGTGCACCGCCTGCGGCCAGCGGCGGAAACCGAAGGCAAGCCCCTCAAGATGATTTTCGAGGCTTAGCGAGCCATCGCGCGGGCGGTCGACCGGAAGGCCGGCCGGCTTGTCGATGACGATTGCCTCGCCATCGAGGAACAGGACTTTATCGAGGAGCATTTCCTGCCCTTGCCACTCCGCGCACCCACATGCCAGAGGATCCCCGTGACGTCGAAGACAAAGCACGCGATCGGGATGGTCTTGTCGGTGGCGTGCCTCGGTACGATGCCGGTTCTCGCTCAGGTCCCGAATGCGGGAACCCCGGCATCAATCGCACCCGTCATGGTGCCCGGTATCGGGGTCACCAGCGCCGATGGGCGGATGTTCGGCCACTTGCCCTATGCCGAAGCACCAGCGACCGACATGGTGCCCGTTACGTCGCCCGGCTTCGCGCTTGGCGGAGCATGCCGTCTGCAAAAGGATGCGGCCGCCGATCTTGTCCTCTTGATCGAGGCGGCCAACGCGACGCCGGGCATCGCGCACAAACTCAGGGGGGTCTCCTGCTATCGAACGATCGCTTATCAGCGGTCGGTATTCTGTCGGGCTGGCGGACGCGATTCCTGCGGCGACACGGCCTCTCGCGCGCACGATGTCGGGCCGCCCGGATATAGCGAGCATTCCACCGGCTATGCGATCGATTTCGGGGTCCATCCCTCGCCCGGCTGCCGGGATCTCGAATGGTGCATGGCCAGCACCCCCACCGGCCTGTGGCTGATTGCCCATGCGCGGGAGTTCGGCTTCGAACTGTCCTTCCCGGCGGGCAACAAGCAGAATGTCGGCTGGGAGCCGTGGCACTGGCGCTGGGTTGGCAGAACCGCCAATGAACCCGGCGCGGCACGGGCACGCACGATCTTCGCGCACGCCCGCGCCCTATTCCCGGCGAGGCCGATGATCGCCGGCCCGGTGATCCAGGTGACTCACGCCCGGCCTTCGCCGGCCGTCCTGCCGATCCCGGTCGTCTGGCCGGGGGTCTATTATTAGGGCTGGCTCTACCCGTCCGGCATCATCTCCTTCTGTTCGTGTCGAGCGACGTCGAGATATATTGGCGGCACCCAGAGCGGGTTTCTCGACGTCGCTCGACACGAACGCTGGCTGAGCGAACAGTGCCGGCTTCAGCCGAAGCGACAACGCCTCGCGACGCGACCTCCCGTACTGGCCGCACAGGAAAAAGGCGTCCGCGGCAAGCCGCGAACGCCCCATGATATCTTGAATCGCAGATGCTCAGCCGAACACCTTCGCGGCGACCTCCGCGATCCGGCGGCCCTGGTAGCGCGCGCCGTCAAGCTCGACGCTGCTCGGCTGGCGGCTGCCGTCGCCATCGGCGATGGTGGTCGCACCGTAAGGCGAATTGCCGTGCACTTCCTGCACGCCCATCTGGCCGGCGAAACCATAGTCCAGGCCGACGACAGTCAGGCCGAAGTGCAGCAGGTTGGTGATGATCGAGAAAAGCGTCGTCTCCTGGCCGCCATGCTGGGTGGCGGTCGAGGTGAAGGCACCGCCGATCTTGCCGTTGAGCGCGCCGCGGAACCACAGGCCGCCGGCCTGGTCGAGGAAGGACGCCATCTGGCTCGACATGCGGCCGAAGCGGGTCGGCGCCCCGATGATGATCGCGTCATAATTCGCCAGCGCCTCGACGCCCTCGATCACCGGATGCGCCGTGTCGGCCTTGAAGCCAGCGGCTGCGACGACCTCGGCCGGCGCCGTTTCGGGCACGCGGCGGATATCGACCTCGGCACCGCCGGCGCGGGCGCCCTCGGCGACGGCATCAGCCATCTGCTCGAGATGACCGTAGGACGAATAATAGAGTACCAGAACCTTAGGCATGGAAATCTCCTGGAAAATGTCCCTCCCGCGCCATGGGAAATCCGGGCGGGAGGGACTTGGGGGTGGGCACCCGGTCTGCAACTGGCCGGGCGTTCGGGGAGGACGAATGCCCACCCCCTGACCTGTTCCCGCCCCGGAGGGACGGAGCGGGAACAGGAACTCGCTATTCGGAGTCGACGAGCACCAGCTCGGCATCCTCGATCGCCTTGATCTCGACCGTCTGGCCGCCGCCGATCGCCGCGCCGTCACGCGCCTTGAAGGGCTGGCCGTCGATCTCGATCGCGCCGGTCGCTGGGACGAGATAGGCATGCCGCCCCTCGCCCACGCTATGAGTGATCGTCTCCCCGGCCTTGACCGTCGCCCCGAGTACCCGCGCGTCCGCGCGGATCGGCAGGGCATCCTTGTCCTCCGCGAACCCGCTGGCCAGCACGGCGAACCTGCCGCTGCGATCACTCTTCGGGAAAGGCTTGGCGCCCCAGCTCGGCGAGCCGCCGGTCCTCTTCGGCTCGATCCAGATTTGGAAGAGCGTCGTGGTCTCGGGCTCAAGGTTATATTCGGCGTGGCGCACGCCGGTGCCAGCGCTCATCACCTGGACATCGCCTGCCCCGGTGCGGCCCTCGTTCCCCATCGAATCCTTGTGGGTGATGGCACCTTTGCGGACATAGGTGATGATCTCCATGTCGCGGTGCGGATGCGCCGGGAAGCCGGAGTTCGGCCCGATCTCGTCGTCGTTCCAGACGCGGATCGCGCCCCAGCCCATGCGGGCAGGATCATAATAATTGGCGAAGCTGAAATGGTGCCGGGCGTTGAGCCAGCCATGATCGGCATGGCCCAGGCTTTCGAACGATCTTTTCTCGATCATTGGGTGTCTCCCTAAAAAGCAGGAATTGGATTGCCGCCAAGATAAGGGCTGGGATCGCGACGTAAATGGAAACGCTGGAAACTGATCGTTTCCCGTTATACAGTCCCCCCGAGCCAGCTCAGGGAGGAACGAAAATGCGGCTGCCGGATCTCGAAGCATGGGCGATCTTCGCTTCAGTCGTCGAACACCGCTCGTTCAGCGGCGCGGCTGACGCGATCGGCGTGTCGAAGGCGACGGTGTCGAAGGCAGTCACCCGGCTGGAAGCACATCTCGGCCAGTCGCTGTTCCACCGCACCTCCCGCCGGCTGACCCTGACCGAAAGCGGCAAGAGCCTGGCCGAGCATGCCGCGCGAATCCTCGCCGAGGCGCTGGCCGCCGAAGAAGCGGCGCACGATGCGGCCACCGCGCCGCATGGCCTGATCCGGGTGACCGCGCCGATGACGCTCGGGCTGCTCAGCCTCACCCCGGCGCTCGCCGAGTTCCTGACCGATCATCCGGGGATCGAGATCGATCTCAACCTGTC
This window encodes:
- a CDS encoding GAF domain-containing protein, which gives rise to MYQFDITSGSKAELYHDLEAALGALTADEPDAIANMANAAALIWQYLPDLNWAGFYRLVGGELVLGPFQGKPACIRIAIGAGVCGAAAASLETQLVEDVHAFPGHIACDAASRSELVVPIVHDGRLIGVLDLDSPEPARFDATDAAGCEALVRLLAPRIAG
- a CDS encoding RNA pseudouridine synthase, with translation MLLDKVLFLDGEAIVIDKPAGLPVDRPRDGSLSLENHLEGLAFGFRRWPQAVHRLDRDTSGCLLLSRNPKAHARFHHAFEAGIVEKRYLAVLEGVPDGESGLVDLALSKVSTAETGWRMRGDPNGKPSRTAWRVLAVKDGRSFVEFRPETGRTHQIRVHAAEALGAPVVGDPVYGDGKGETLLHAASLLVPRTGKDPIKAEAPLPERFLKAGFSV
- the wrbA gene encoding NAD(P)H:quinone oxidoreductase → MPKVLVLYYSSYGHLEQMADAVAEGARAGGAEVDIRRVPETAPAEVVAAAGFKADTAHPVIEGVEALANYDAIIIGAPTRFGRMSSQMASFLDQAGGLWFRGALNGKIGGAFTSTATQHGGQETTLFSIITNLLHFGLTVVGLDYGFAGQMGVQEVHGNSPYGATTIADGDGSRQPSSVELDGARYQGRRIAEVAAKVFG
- a CDS encoding M15 family metallopeptidase → MTSKTKHAIGMVLSVACLGTMPVLAQVPNAGTPASIAPVMVPGIGVTSADGRMFGHLPYAEAPATDMVPVTSPGFALGGACRLQKDAAADLVLLIEAANATPGIAHKLRGVSCYRTIAYQRSVFCRAGGRDSCGDTASRAHDVGPPGYSEHSTGYAIDFGVHPSPGCRDLEWCMASTPTGLWLIAHAREFGFELSFPAGNKQNVGWEPWHWRWVGRTANEPGAARARTIFAHARALFPARPMIAGPVIQVTHARPSPAVLPIPVVWPGVYY
- the arfB gene encoding alternative ribosome rescue aminoacyl-tRNA hydrolase ArfB, whose protein sequence is MTAIPVTRSISIDSDELEESFTRAGGPGGQHVNTTDSAVLLRFDVGASPNLPVAVKNRLAVLAGSRMTREGVIVLRSEGARSQLLNRQEVRERLIEMIREATIVPKKRRPTKPSKAAKARRMEGKAKRSSVKSLRGKPID
- a CDS encoding pirin family protein, which translates into the protein MIEKRSFESLGHADHGWLNARHHFSFANYYDPARMGWGAIRVWNDDEIGPNSGFPAHPHRDMEIITYVRKGAITHKDSMGNEGRTGAGDVQVMSAGTGVRHAEYNLEPETTTLFQIWIEPKRTGGSPSWGAKPFPKSDRSGRFAVLASGFAEDKDALPIRADARVLGATVKAGETITHSVGEGRHAYLVPATGAIEIDGQPFKARDGAAIGGGQTVEIKAIEDAELVLVDSE